In Uranotaenia lowii strain MFRU-FL chromosome 2, ASM2978415v1, whole genome shotgun sequence, one genomic interval encodes:
- the LOC129749442 gene encoding adult cuticle protein 1-like, translated as MKFVIAAVVLALAVASEASWPYGPYGATVVQANAGAWPAAHWGGAWPAAAHWGGAAAWPAAHWAGAHWGGAWGPYAAGHWGAPAASVAHHAGVVPGAVSVNANRGSVHVAPLPGHAVSQKQLNLAPAPGTI; from the exons ATGAAG TTCGTCATTGCCGCCGTTGTCCTTGCCCTGGCCGTCGCCTCGGAAGCTAGCTGGCCCTATGGACCATACGGAGCCACCGTTGTGCAGGCCAATGCCGGTGCCTGGCCAGCTGCCCACTGGGGTGGAGCTTGGCCTGCTGCCGCCCACTGGGGTGGTGCTGCTGCCTGGCCAGCTGCTCACTGGGCTGGTGCTCACTGGGGTGGTGCCTGGGGACCATACGCTGCCGGACACTGGGGTGCTCCAGCTGCCTCGGTTGCCCACCACGCCGGAGTTGTTCCCGGAGCCGTTTCCGTGAATGCCAACCGTGGATCGGTCCATGTTGCCCCTCTGCCAGGACACGCCGTCTCCCAGAAGCAGCTCAACTTGGCCCCAGCCCCAGGAACCATCTAA
- the LOC129741198 gene encoding galectin-3-like, translated as MKFLVIFSMALVAAVCAKPGAYPGAWPNARGLNGYPWNGRPNSPNSPFGRSGWNNVGPNPVGLGLGCGPHPYGPNGVHPSSYPGHLGWTPSGISRGPLPYGFNGPFNGPFNGAYNAPYGGDYNGRPFGAYNGPFNGHNALANPWGLNVGNFGFSHQSSVKHVAATPGSLHIVT; from the exons ATGAAG TTTCTTGTCATATTTTCGATGGCACTGGTCGCTGCTGTTTGTGCTAAGCCAGGGGCGTATCCCGGGGCTTGGCCGAATGCTCGAGGTTTAAATGGTTATCCCTGGAATGGAAGACCGAATTCTCCAAACAGTCCCTTTGGAAGATCCGGATGGAACAACGTTGGTCCGAATCCAGTGGGTTTGGGATTGGGATGTGGACCTCATCCTTACGGACCAAATGGCGTCCATCCTTCATCATATCCTGGCCATCTTGGGTGGACCCCAAGCGGAATTTCTCGTGGTCCACTTCCATACGGATTCAATGGACCTTTCAATGGACCATTCAATGGAGCATACAACGCACCGTACGGGGGCGATTATAATGGGCGACCTTTTGGGGCTTACAACGGACCATTCAATGGTCACAACGCTCTGGCAAATCCTTGGGGATTGAATGTTGGAAACTTTGGCTTTAGTCATCAGTCGTCAGTTAAGCATGTTGCTGCCACTCCCGGATCTCTGCATATTGTGACATAA
- the LOC129743803 gene encoding uncharacterized protein LOC129743803 yields the protein MKVFIALLIASMAIANSCQGSVISSSVWPPYSTAWNHWNGWNPWNALGFPYTEWPSYAYGGPYGYKTVVQANWGKPGYPWSGYPWSAYGAAGYYGWGPYGKAVVPVDKMVAATPGSLHIAPVPVGGIKAVY from the exons ATGAAG GTGTTCATTGCATTGCTGATCGCATCGATGGCCATCGCTAATAGCTGCCAGGGTTCGGTAATTTCTTCGTCGGTGTGGCCACCATATTCCACGGCCTGGAATCACTGGAACGGATGGAATCCTTGGAATGCCTTGGGATTCCCGTATACGGAGTGGCCGTCCTATGCCTATGGTGGACCATACGGCTACAAGACTGTGGTTCAAGCTAATTGGGGAAAACCCGGTTATCCTTGGAGTGGATATCCGTGGTCTGCCTATGGAGCTGCCGGCTATTATGGATGGGGTCCTTATGGAAAGGCTGTAGTTCCGGTTGATAAAATGGTGGCAGCAACTCCAGGATCGTTGCATATCGCTCCGGTACCTGTAGGTGGAATAAAGGCTGTTTACTAA